A window from Primulina eburnea isolate SZY01 chromosome 2, ASM2296580v1, whole genome shotgun sequence encodes these proteins:
- the LOC140823996 gene encoding cell wall / vacuolar inhibitor of fructosidase 2-like produces the protein MAKNVVFSIVFVLASISFFSQGNADMSLIENVCKKTFDYKLCVSSLKSNPRSFNTDVKGLARIMIDVTQSKIEVMIRVVQQLGKNASDLRERECLDNVCYPEYGRSRSDIKQAIEDLQSNSFREAYTDVHYVYSNEEECENSFAELEIKSPMTTINTHFAAFCKITEDIIGILLK, from the coding sequence ATGGCAAAAAATGTAGTGTTTTCGATTGTTTTTGTTTTGGCGTCCATCTCCTTCTTTAGCCAAGGCAATGCAGACATGTCGTTGATAGAAAATGTGTGTAAGAAAACATTTGATTATAAGTTATGTGTCTCTTCTTTGAAATCGAATCCTCGCAGTTTCAACACCGATGTAAAAGGTCTAGCACGCATAATGATAGATGTAACACAGAGCAAAATAGAGGTAATGATAAGAGTGGTTCAACAACTGGGAAAGAACGCTTCGGATCTACGTGAACGAGAGTGTCTTGATAACGTCTGTTACCCTGAATATGGTAGAAGCAGATCCGATATTAAGCAAGCGATAGAAGATTTGCAATCGAATTCTTTCAGAGAGGCATACACTGACGTGCATTATGTCTATTCAAATGAAGAAGAATGTGAGAACTCTTTCGCTGAGCTCGAAATCAAGTCGCCTATGACAACTATAAACACTCATTTTGCTGCTTTTTGTAAAATCACCGAAGACATTATAGGCATCTTATTAAAGTAA
- the LOC140823997 gene encoding cell wall / vacuolar inhibitor of fructosidase 2-like: MAKRVFAIVVVLVSVFFFSQSNASSANIMSLIESVCKKTFDYKLCVSSLKSNPRSFNTDVKGLARIMMDVILSKVGGILGVIRQLVKKTTDPRMLECLNNGCYIEYDLSTDNIKYAIEYLQSNSFREALTSVDDAYIGAQEAVRTLSLNLKSSRL, translated from the coding sequence ATGGCGAAACGAGTGTTTGCAATTGTTGTTGTTTTGGTGTCCGTTTTCTTCTTTAGCCAAAGCAATGCAAGCAGTGCCAACATCATGTCCTTGATAGAAAGCGTGTGTAAGAAAACGTTTGACTATAAGTTGTGCGTCTCTTCTTTGAAATCAAATCCTCGCAGCTTCAACACAGACGTAAAAGGGCTAGCGCGTATCATGATGGATGTAATACTTAGCAAAGTAGGCGGAATACTCGGAGTGATCCGTCAACTAGTAAAGAAGACAACGGATCCCCGCATGTTGGAGTGTCTCAACAACGGTTGTTATATAGAGTACGATCTCAGCACAGATAATATTAAGTATGCGATAGAATATTTGCAATCGAATTCTTTCAGGGAGGCATTAACTTCGGTGGATGATGCCTATATAGGAGCACAAGAGGCTGTGAGGACTCTTTCGCTGAACTTAAAATCAAGTCGCCTATGA
- the LOC140823998 gene encoding cell wall / vacuolar inhibitor of fructosidase 2-like: MAKNVVFSIVVVLVSISFFSQGNADMSLIESVCKKTFDYKLCVSSLKSNPRSFNTDVKGLARIMIDVTQSKIEVMIRVIQQLGKNASDPRERECLDNVCYPVYDLSRANIKQAIEDLQSNSFREAYTDVDDVYSNEEECENSFAELEIKSPMTTINTHFAAYCKITEDIIGILLK, translated from the coding sequence ATGGCAAAAAATGTAGTGTTTTCGATTGTTGTTGTTTTGGTGTCCATCTCCTTCTTTAGCCAAGGCAATGCAGACATGTCGTTGATAGAAAGTGTGTGTAAGAAAACATTTGATTATAAGTTATGTGTCTCTTCTTTGAAATCGAATCCTCGTAGTTTCAACACCGATGTAAAAGGTCTAGCACGCATCATGATAGATGTAACACAGAGCAAAATAGAGGTAATGATAAGAGTGATTCAACAACTGGGAAAGAACGCTTCGGATCCACGTGAACGAGAGTGTCTTGACAACGTCTGTTACCCTGTATATGATTTAAGCAGAGCTAATATTAAGCAAGCGATAGAAGATTTGCAATCGAATTCTTTCAGAGAGGCATACACTGACGTGGATGATGTCTATTCAAATGAAGAAGAATGTGAGAACTCTTTCGCTGAGCTCGAAATCAAGTCGCCTATGACAACTATAAACACTCATTTTGCTGCTTATTGTAAAATCACCGAAGACATTATAGGCATCTTATTAAAGTAA
- the LOC140824486 gene encoding pectinesterase-like — MSCACIVLSLISVLRGVCPQKTFIVAMDGSGNFTTISQAISAAPRYSSIITYIKIRAGIYHEHVFIPEEKINLYLVGDGIDKTIISGNRSKNMGFPTYDTATVRISASGFVAKEVTFENTAGVNMNQSVAVTTEGLYSAFYRCRFLGYQDTLYVRLGIQFFRECDIYGTIDFIFGDARALFQNCNVYARRPRQGQSNTITAQGRESGKKMSGIVMQNCTIASAPELLPRLNVKTYLGRPWKNYSTTVIMRSLLDKLIDPSGWLEWEGQGHGVDKVYYAEYDNRGPGANTSSRVKWARTIKYREANKFTARNFIQGQKWIGLTGIPYYLDL; from the exons ATGAGTTGCGCTTGTATTGTGTTATCCCTCATCTCGGTATTACGAGGTGTATGCCCACAAAAGACTTTCATAGTTGCCATGGATGGTAGTGGGAACTTTACCACTATCTCCCAAGCAATTTCAGCAGCACCACGCTATAGTTCAATTATAACTTATATCAAAATAAGAGCAGGAATTTATCACGAACATGTTTTTATTCCGGAGGAGAAGATCAACCTATATTTAGTGGGAGATGGGATAGACAAGACTATAATATCCGGGAATAGAAGCAAAAACATGGGCTTTCCGACTTACGACACAGCCACAGTCA GAATCTCTGCTAGCGGTTTTGTGGCCAAAGAAGTTACCTTCGAGAACACTGCTGGTGTAAACATGAACCAGTCAGTGGCTGTGACAACTGAAGGTCTATATTCTGCTTTCTACAGATGCCGATTCCTAGGGTATCAAGATACGTTGTATGTCAGGCTTGGCATCCAATTTTTCAGGGAGTGCGATATTTATGGAACAATAGATTTTATATTCGGTGATGCACGAGCGCTCTTTCAAAATTGCAATGTCTATGCGCGCAGACCTCGACAAGGGCAGTCGAATACCATCACGGCACAAGGAAGAGAATCAGGAAAAAAGATGTCAGGCATCGTGATGCAAAATTGCACTATTGCAAGTGCACCAGAGCTGCTGCCGAGGTTGAACGTGAAGACCTATTTAGGCAGGCCCTGGAAGAACTACTCAACAACAGTGATTATGCGTAGTTTATTGGATAAACTGATTGATCCAAGCGGCTGGTTGGAATGGGAAGGGCAAGGACACGGAGTAGACAAAGTATACTATGCCGAATATGATAACCGGGGGCCAGGGGCAAATACCAGCAGTAGAGTAAAATGGGCGCGCACGATCAAATATAGAGAAGCCAACAAATTTACAGCAAGGAACTTCATACAAGGACAGAAGTGGATTGGTTTAACTGGAATACCTTATTACCTAGATTTGTAA